The following are encoded together in the Silurus meridionalis isolate SWU-2019-XX chromosome 2, ASM1480568v1, whole genome shotgun sequence genome:
- the dnajb12a gene encoding dnaJ homolog subfamily B member 12a, with protein MWRLKAIFSSAVAMESNKDEAERCIEIAVSALQNHQPDKARRFLEKAQKLFPTQKAQRLLESLTLNGNPHGSNNNCGENEGNGVRHRAASAGEERSEDSATDGTKSYTAEQLDAVKQIKKCKTYYETLGVTKDVSYDDLKKAYRKLALKFHPDKNHAPGATEAFKAIGNAYAVLSNTEKRKQYDLYGEEKVQHSRHGHSHHGFEADISPEDLFNMFFGGGFPSSNVHVYSNGRMRFGHNQRHERREQRRDGSLALFVQLMPILVLIIVSALSQLMVSSPPYSLSHRPSSGHTNRRQTTNLKVPYYVGDHFSEEYTGKHLKNVEQSVEDDYISNLRNNCWKEKQQKEGLLYRARYFGDSDLYQRAQKMGTPSCSKLSDIQVLLHGH; from the exons ATGTGGCGCCTGAAAGCCATTTTCAGTTCCGCTGTCGCAATGGAATCAAACAAGGACGAGGCGGAACGCTGTATAGAAATTGCCGTCTCGGCGCTCCAAAATCATCAGCCCGACAAGGCTCGTAGGTTCCTGGAGAAGGCGCAAAAATTATTTCCTACGCAGAAGGCGCAGC GTTTATTAGAATCTTTAACTCTGAATGGAAATCCGCATGGCAGTAATAATAACTGTGGAGAAAACGAAGGCAATGGAGTTCGACACCGAGCTGCCAGCGCTGGAGAGGAAAGATCAGAAGACAGTGCCACAGATGGAACCAAGTCATATACAGCAGAACAACTGGATGCAGTCAAACA GATAAAGAAGTGCAAAACTTATTACGAGACTCTGGGAGTCACTAAAGATGTGTCCTATGACGATTTAAAGAAAGCATACCGAAAACTGGCTTTGAAATTTCATCCAGATAAAAACCATGCTCCAGGTGCTACAGAGGCTTTTAAAG CTATCGGAAATGCGTATGCCGTTCTTAGTAACACCGAAAAGCGGAAGCAGTACGACCTTTATGGCGAGGAGAAAGTTCAACACTCGCGTCATGGCCATTCTCATCATGGTTTTGAGGCAGATATTTCGCCAGAGGATCTCTTTAACATGTTCTTCGGCGGTGGATTCCCATCTA GCAATGTCCATGTTTATAGTAATGGCAGGATGAGATTTGGACATAACCAGAGGCATGAACGAAGAGAACAACGGAGAGAT GGAAGCCTTGCTCTGTTTGTTCAGCTGATGCCCATCCTCGTCCTAATTATAGTTTCAGCTCTTAGCCAGTTGATGGTGTCCAGCCCCCCCTACAGTCTCAGCCACCGGCC ATCCTCAGGGCACACGAACAGAAGACAAACAACTAATCTGAAAGTGCCTTACTATGTAGGTGACCACTTTTCAGAAGAATATACTGGAAAGCATCTCAAAAATGTTGAGCAAAGTGTGGAGGATGACTACATTTCAAACCTTCGAAATAACTGCTGGAAGGAAAAGCAACAGA AGGAAGGACTGTTGTATCGGGCACGCTATTTTGGAGATTCAGACTTATACCAAAGGGcccagaagatgggtacacccAGCTGTTCAAAGCTGTCAGACATTCAGGTCCTTTTACATGGACACTAA
- the wnt8b gene encoding protein Wnt-8b, whose product MFIHLDVYYYIFILMVHMKSCCSWSVNNFLMTGPKAYLIYSSSVAAGAQSGIEECKYQFAWERWNCPERALQLSTHSGLRSATRETAFVHAISSAGVMYTLTRNCSLGDFDNCGCDDTRNGQRGGQGWLWGGCSDNVGFGEAISKQFVDALETGQDARAAMNLHNNEAGRKAVKGTMQRTCKCHGVSGSCTTQTCWLQLPEFREVGNYLKEKYYRAIKVDLLRGAGNSAASRGAVTETFSSISRKELVHLEDSPDYCVENRTLGLPGTEGRECLKKGKNLSKWEKRSCKRLCSDCGLAVEERRAETVSSCNCKFHWCCAVKCEQCRKTVTKYYCVRAKQVKNDSASRGKSLRLKKKH is encoded by the exons ATGTTCATCCATTTGGacgtttattattacattttcatcttAATGGTTCACATGAAATCGTGCTGCAGCTG GTCAGTGAATAATTTCCTGATGACTGGCCCAAAA GCTTACCTGATCTATTCCAGTAGCGTAGCTGCAGGCGCTCAGAGTGGGATTGAGGAATGCAAGTATCAGTTTGCGTGGGAGCGCTGGAACTGTCCAGAACGAGCCCTTCAGCTTTCCACCCACAGTGGTCTCAGAAGTG CAACTCGGGAGACGGCATTTGTACATGCCATCAGTTCTGCTGGGGTTATGTACACTCTCACAAGGAACTGCAGCTTGGGTGACTTTGATAATTGTGGCTGTGATGACACCAGGAACGGTCAACGAG GTGGTCAAGGCTGGTTGTGGGGAGGCTGCAGTGATAATGTGGGCTTTGGTGAGGCCATCTCTAAACAGTTTGTGGATGCATTAGAAACTGGGCAGGATGCACGTGCTGCCATGAACCTGCACAACAATGAAGCTGGACGCAAG GCTGTGAAAGGGACCATGCAAAGGACGTGTAAATGCCATGGTGTATCCGGCAGCTGCACCACCCAGACCTGCTGGCTTCAGTTGCCTGAATTTCGAGAAGTGGGCAACTACCTAAAAGAGAAGTACTATCGTGCCATTAAGGTGGACCTCCTGCGTGGTGCAGGTAACAGTGCAGCCAGTCGCGGGGCTGTCACTGAGACATTCAGCTCCATCTCTCGCAAGGAGCTGGTGCACCTGGAGGATTCTCCTGATTACTGCGTTGAGAACCGTACCCTAGGCCTTCCAGGCACAGAAGGCCGTGAGTGCTTGAAAAAGGGCAAAAATCTGAGTAAGTGGGAGAAACGTAGCTGCAAGCGACTATGCAGTGACTGTGGCCTGGCTGTGGAGGAACGCAGGGCAGAGACTGTATCCAGCTGCAACTGCAAATTCCACTGGTGTTGTGCGGTGAAATGTGAGCAATGCCGCAAGACTGTCACCAAGTACTATTGTGTGCGAGCCAAGCAGGTTAAGAACGATAGCGCAAGTCGAGGGAAAAGTCTCCGTTTAAAGAAGAAGcactaa
- the LOC124402623 gene encoding DNA damage-inducible transcript 4 protein-like — protein MDYSQSDSGVSKRLSWGRVVQKLLHHTDDPKSTGKRDSGCLSVISMDDDPFEEALCAETVANVSEVLSESSTELLGSSRLVVPHDLLERIGQELLQLAATEPCGLRGAIIDVCVDNSKTPQSVGHISVDPDIVPTFHLTFLLRLDLGGLWPKFTSRLSNCVKLSTSFTVLKRKLYSSEEVYVEEL, from the exons ATGGATTATTCGCAATCAGATTCTGGGGTTTCAAAACGCCTTTCATGGGGGAGAGTGGTCCAGAAACTGCTCCATCATACCGACGACCCCAAATCGACAGGGAAAAGAGATTCAG GGTGTCTATCGGTGATTTCCATGGACGACGATCCCTTTGAAGAGGCTTTGTGTGCGGAGACTGTAGCCAACGTGTCTGAGGTCCTGAGTGAAAGCAGTACTGAGCTCCTCGGCTCCTCCAGACTGGTGGTTCCTCACGATTTGCTGGAAAGGATCGGCCAGGAGCTGCTTCAGCTGGCTGCAACCGAACCCTGTGGTCTCCGAGGAGCCATCATCGACGTGTGTGTGGACAACAGCAAGACTCCTCAGAGTGTTGGACACATATCTGTGGACCCCGATATTGTTCCAACGTTTCATCTCACATTTTTACTGCGGCTGGATCTTGGGGGACTGTGGCCGAAGTTCACGAGTAGACTCAGTAACTGTGTGAAACTAAGCACAAGCTTTACTGTGCTAAAGAGAAAGCTGTACAGCTCAGAGGAAGTGTACGTGGAAGAATTATGA
- the scdb gene encoding LOW QUALITY PROTEIN: stearoyl-CoA desaturase b (The sequence of the model RefSeq protein was modified relative to this genomic sequence to represent the inferred CDS: inserted 1 base in 1 codon) — translation MTQTEKRDKPVIHRTHEENSEADDIFDESYKEKEGSLTPMKIVWRNVMMMTLLHIGAVWGLILVPSAKPITLFWAWVCFMISAMGITAGVHRLWSHRSYKAKLPLRIFLAFANSMAFQNDIYEWSRDHRVHHKHSETNADPHNASRGFFFSHIGWLFVRKHPEVIEKGSKLDLSDLKADSIVMFQRRYYKASVVLICFVFPTLVPWYFWGESLWVSYLIPGLLRYAVVLNATWLVNSAAHMWGMRPFDANIYPRENKFVXFGAVGEGFHNFHHTFPSDYATSEFGSVLNFTTVFIDFMCFIGLAQDRKRTSQEAIKARVQRTGDGSYNSG, via the exons ATGACTCAGACAGAAAAGAGGGATAAGCCAGTCATTCACCGAACACATGAAGAAAATAGTGAAGCAGATGATATTTTTGATGAATCCTACAAGGAGAAAGAGGGCTCTCTGACACCAATGAAGATAGTTTGGAGAAATGTTATGATGATGACTTTGCTGCACATTGGAGCTGTTTGGGGATTGATCCTAGTCCCTTCTGCTAAACCAATAACACTGTTCTGGG CATGGGTGTGCTTCATGATTAGTGCCATGGGAATAACAGCTGGTGTACATCGGCTCTGGAGCCACAGATCCTATAAAGCTAAACTGCCATTAAGAATCTTCCTAGCCTTTGCAAACTCTATGGCCTTTCAG AATGATATCTATGAGTGGAGCAGAGACCACCGTGTCCACCACAAGCATTCAGAGACCAATGCAGATCCACATAATGCCAGTAGAGGCTTCTTCTTTTCCCATATTGGCTGGCTGTTCGTACGTAAGCACCCAGAAGTAATTGAAAAAGGAAGCAAGCTGGACCTCAGTGACCTCAAGGCGGATAGTATCGTTATGTTCCAGAGAAg GTActataaggcatctgtggtgctgaTTTGCTTCGTGTTTCCCACACTGGTGCCCTGGTACTTCTGGGGGGAAAGCCTGTGGGTGTCTTATTTAATCCCAGGACTGTTAAGATACGCTGTGGTCCTTAATGCTACCTGGCTGGTTAATAGTGCTGCCCACATGTGGGGTATGAGACCCTTTGATGCCAACATATACCCCAGAGAGAACAAATTTG GCTTCGGTGCTGTAG ggGAAGGCTTCCATAATTTCCATCACACGTTTCCATCTGACTATGCTACCAGTGAGTTTGGCAGTGTGCTGAACTTCACCACagtgtttattgattttatgTGCTTCATTGGCCTTGCCCAAGACCGCAAGAGAACATCTCAGGAAGCAATTAAGGCTCGGGTTCAACGCACGGGTGATGGCAGTTACAATAGTGGCTAA
- the trmt2b gene encoding tRNA (uracil(54)-C(5))-methyltransferase homolog-B: MIKHLEQDSSLSSNKGELPFPILPIVPSPVRDGYRNKSTFSVNKGVDGDPKTVGFYIGTGKGRDIVCVHGDHLLNMPAKHKLVRRCYEEFIRASPLRPCILFHDGGHWREITVRTNSAGNTMAIVYFHPQNLSPEEIDVHKASLVEYYIEGPGSVCQLDSLYFQESTMTRCSHEDSPYQLLYGEPHIYEEILGFKFRISADSFFQVNRDAAEALYTTVAELNKDSEKGTLLDVCCGTGAIGISLSPRLKKVIGIELIEQAVQDAKYNAALNGVENCEFLSGKAEVVLPNLINAMHFEGTLTAVVNPSRAGLHYRVIRALRNHPDLQRLIYISCKPEGEAMRNFRELCGKTDLKRRFTGECFKPKLAVPVDMFPHTPHCELVLVLER; the protein is encoded by the coding sequence ATGATCAAACACCTAGAACAGGactcctctctttcttccaaTAAGGGAGAACTCCCATTTCCTATTCTGCCTATAGTGCCTTCACCAGTCAGAGATGGCTACCGCAATAAATCCACTTTCTCAGTCAACAAAGGAGTGGATGGAGATCCAAAAACTGTAGGATTCTACATTGGCACTGGAAAAGGTAGAGACATTGTCTGTGTTCACGGTGACCATCTTCTTAACATGCCGGCAAAGCACAAACTTGTGAGACGCTGCTATGAGGAGTTTATACGTGCTTCGCCACTGAGACCGTgcattttgtttcatgatgGAGGACACTGGAGAGAAATTACAGTGAGAACAAACTCTGCCGGTAACACAATGGCCATAGTATATTTCCATCCACAAAATCTAAGTCCTGAGGAGATTGATGTCCATAAAGCATCTCTAGTAGAATATTATATCGAAGGACCAGGGTCCGTTTGCCAGTTGGACTCTCTCTATTTCCAGGAAAGCACCATGACCCGATGCAGTCATGAAGATTCCCCATACCAGTTGCTATATGGGGAACCCCATATCTATGAGGAGATACTTGGATTTAAGTTTCGCATCTCTGCTGATTCCTTTTTTCAGGTAAACAGAGATGCAGCAGAGGCCCTGTACACAACAGTAGCTGAGCTCAACAAGGATAGTGAAAAAGGAACTCTGTTGGATGTGTGCTGTGGTACAGGAGCTATTGGCATTTCACTGTCCCCCAGATTGAAAAAGGTCATTGGCATTGAACTGATTGAGCAAGCTGTACAGGATGCGAAATATAACGCAGCACTAAATGGTGTTGAGAACTGCGAGTTCTTGTCAGGGAAAGCAGAGGTTGTTCTTCCTAATCTGATAAATGCGATGCACTTTGAGGGAACACTCACAGCTGTTGTGAATCCATCCAGGGCAGGTCTGCATTATAGAGTGATCCGAGCCCTGCGCAATCATCCAGACTTACAAAGACTTATCTATATATCCTGCAAGCCAGAAGGAGAAGCAATGCGGAATTTTCGGGAGCTCTGTGGAAAGACTgatttaaaaagaaggtttaCTGGAGAGTGCTTTAAACCCAAACTTGCTGTTCCTGTGGACATGtttccacacacacctcactgtgAACTGGTGCTTGTATTAGAACgataa